In the Pseudolabrys taiwanensis genome, one interval contains:
- a CDS encoding HXXEE domain-containing protein, whose translation MSLPDLAWLALAAYAAHILEEFVLDWRNWARAVIGLPVEWTDFYVTNAVVVVLGFAQAELAPRFALGPLTYAALMLINATFFHVLPFARTKGRYSPGLSTAILFFYPLGIAMFWQAHNEGRLSLGVAIAAFAAGALLMAYPVVMLKLKNRPYFRQG comes from the coding sequence ATGTCCCTCCCCGACCTCGCCTGGCTCGCGCTTGCCGCTTACGCCGCGCATATCCTCGAGGAATTCGTCCTCGACTGGCGCAACTGGGCGCGCGCGGTGATCGGCCTGCCGGTCGAATGGACCGACTTCTACGTCACCAATGCCGTCGTCGTGGTGCTCGGCTTCGCGCAGGCCGAATTGGCGCCGCGCTTTGCGCTCGGCCCGCTCACTTACGCAGCGCTGATGCTGATCAACGCCACCTTCTTCCACGTGTTGCCGTTCGCGCGCACGAAGGGACGCTACTCGCCGGGCCTGTCGACCGCGATCCTGTTCTTCTACCCGCTCGGCATCGCCATGTTCTGGCAGGCGCACAACGAGGGGCGCCTGAGCCTCGGCGTCGCCATCGCGGCTTTCGCCGCCGGGGCGCTGCTGATGGCCTACCCGGTCGTCATGCTGAAGCTGAAGAATCGTCCCTATTTCCGCCAGGGCTGA
- a CDS encoding ABC transporter ATP-binding protein, with amino-acid sequence MSETIVAPEAGAQTSDEEVPVLFLHGVERHYQQGDATLNILNGAELAIWAGQSVALVAPSGAGKSTLLHIAGLLEHPDHGEVYIDGRATAILPDSERTRIRRNEIGFVYQFHRLLPEFSALENVIMPQMIRGLSKSEAAKRATELLGYLGLKNRLTHRPAELSGGEQQRVAIARAVANAPRILLADEPTGNLDVHTAEHVFNALHQLVRASGLATIIATHNMELAARMDRRVTLQEGKVVEME; translated from the coding sequence ATGAGTGAGACGATCGTGGCGCCGGAGGCGGGAGCCCAGACGTCCGACGAGGAAGTGCCCGTCCTCTTCCTGCACGGTGTCGAACGGCATTATCAGCAGGGCGATGCCACGCTGAACATTCTCAACGGTGCGGAACTGGCGATCTGGGCCGGGCAATCGGTGGCGCTGGTCGCGCCGTCGGGCGCCGGCAAGTCGACGCTGCTGCACATCGCCGGTCTGCTCGAGCATCCGGACCACGGCGAGGTCTATATCGACGGGCGCGCCACGGCGATCCTGCCGGACTCGGAGCGCACCCGCATCCGCCGCAACGAGATCGGCTTCGTTTACCAGTTTCACCGGTTGCTGCCCGAGTTCTCGGCGCTGGAGAACGTGATCATGCCGCAGATGATCCGCGGCCTGTCCAAGAGCGAGGCGGCCAAGCGCGCGACCGAACTGCTCGGCTATCTCGGCCTCAAGAACCGGCTCACCCATCGTCCGGCGGAGTTGTCGGGCGGCGAGCAGCAGCGCGTCGCCATCGCCCGCGCGGTCGCCAATGCACCGCGCATCCTTCTCGCTGACGAGCCGACCGGCAACCTCGACGTTCACACCGCCGAGCACGTGTTCAACGCGCTGCACCAGCTCGTGCGCGCCTCCGGCCTCGCCACCATCATCGCCACCCACAACATGGAGCTCGCCGCCCGCATGGACCGGCGCGTGACGTTGCAGGAGGGCAAAGTGGTGGAGATGGAGTGA
- a CDS encoding lipoprotein-releasing ABC transporter permease subunit, with translation MTEPNGTRPFSPFEWMLSLRYLRARRKEGFISVIAGFSFLGIMLGVATLIIVMAVMNGFRKELLDKILGLNGHLLIQPLEKPLTDWEEVAARINGVKGVKVAAPIVEGQALASSPFNAGGVLVRGIRLMDLEKLSSVINNIKQGSLGGFDEGQGVAIGRRLADQLSLRAGDNITLVAPRGAVTPMGTTPRIKVYKIAAVFEIGMSEYDSAMVFMPLKEAQAYFNRAGDVTAIEVYTDNPDNVVAYREAVQKAAQRPIFIIDWRQRNATFFNALQVERNVMFLILTLIVLVAALNIVSGLIMLVKDKGQDIAILRTMGASQGSIMRVFLITGAAIGVVGTLVGFLLGLLICANVESIRQFLSWLTSTEIFDPTIYFLSKLPADVDVGETSAVVVMALVLSFLATLYPSWRAARLDPVEAMRYE, from the coding sequence ATGACCGAACCCAACGGGACGCGGCCCTTTTCCCCGTTCGAATGGATGCTGTCGCTGCGCTACCTCAGGGCGCGGCGCAAGGAAGGATTCATCTCGGTCATTGCCGGGTTCTCCTTCCTCGGCATCATGCTGGGCGTTGCCACGCTCATCATCGTCATGGCGGTGATGAACGGCTTCCGCAAAGAGCTCCTCGACAAGATCCTCGGCCTCAACGGCCATCTCCTGATCCAGCCGCTGGAAAAGCCGCTGACCGACTGGGAGGAGGTCGCCGCCCGCATCAACGGCGTGAAGGGCGTCAAGGTGGCCGCGCCGATCGTCGAAGGCCAGGCGCTGGCGTCCTCGCCGTTCAACGCCGGCGGCGTGCTGGTGCGCGGCATCCGGCTGATGGACCTGGAGAAGCTGTCCTCCGTCATCAACAATATCAAGCAGGGCTCGCTCGGCGGCTTCGACGAGGGGCAGGGCGTCGCCATCGGGCGGCGTCTCGCCGACCAGCTTTCGCTGCGCGCCGGGGATAACATCACGCTCGTCGCGCCGCGCGGCGCGGTGACGCCGATGGGCACGACGCCGCGCATCAAGGTCTACAAGATCGCCGCGGTGTTCGAGATCGGCATGTCGGAATACGACAGCGCCATGGTGTTCATGCCGCTGAAGGAGGCGCAGGCCTATTTCAACCGCGCCGGCGACGTGACCGCCATCGAGGTCTACACCGACAATCCGGACAACGTCGTCGCCTATCGGGAGGCGGTGCAGAAAGCCGCGCAGCGACCGATCTTCATCATCGATTGGCGCCAGCGCAACGCGACCTTCTTCAATGCGCTGCAGGTCGAGCGCAACGTGATGTTCCTGATCCTCACGCTGATCGTGCTGGTGGCGGCGCTCAACATCGTCTCCGGCCTGATCATGCTGGTGAAAGATAAAGGCCAGGACATCGCCATCTTGCGCACGATGGGGGCCTCGCAAGGCTCGATCATGCGTGTGTTCCTCATCACCGGTGCCGCGATCGGTGTGGTCGGCACCCTGGTGGGCTTCCTGCTTGGCCTCCTGATCTGCGCCAATGTCGAGAGCATCCGCCAGTTCCTGTCCTGGCTCACCAGCACCGAAATCTTCGATCCGACGATCTATTTCCTGTCGAAGCTGCCCGCCGATGTCGATGTCGGCGAGACCAGCGCCGTCGTGGTGATGGCGCTGGTCCTGTCGTTCCTCGCCACGCTCTACCCGTCGTGGCGGGCCGCGCGCCTCGATCCGGTGGAGGCGATGCGTTATGAGTGA
- the proS gene encoding proline--tRNA ligase: protein MRLSRYFLPILREAPREAEIVSHRLMLRAGMLRQESAGIYAFLPLGLRVLNKICAIVREEQNRSGAIELLMPTIQSAELWRESGRYEAYGKEMLRIEDRHEREMLFGPTNEEMITEIFRAYVRSYKDLPLNLYHIQWKFRDEVRPRFGLMRGREFLMKDAYSFDFDQAGAEHSYNKMFVAYLRTFARMGLKAIPMRADTGPIGGNLSHEFIILASTGESEVFCHKDYLEMAVPPADVNFDDVDGLKQIFGQWTAQYAATSDMHEAAEFAKVPADKQVSARGIEVGHIFYFGTKYSEPMKAVVAGPDGKETPIHGGSYGIGPSRLVAAIIEASHDDAGIIWPEPVAPFKVALLNLKQGDAATDGACEQMYQELTAKGVEVLYHDRDERPGAKFATADLIGLPWQVMIGPRGLAEGKVEVKKRADGSKELMSPAAAVDLLTK, encoded by the coding sequence ATGCGCCTTTCCCGCTATTTCCTGCCCATCCTGCGCGAAGCGCCGCGCGAAGCCGAGATCGTCTCGCACCGCCTGATGCTGCGCGCCGGCATGTTGCGCCAGGAGTCGGCCGGTATTTACGCCTTCCTGCCGCTGGGCCTGCGGGTGCTCAACAAGATCTGCGCGATCGTGCGCGAGGAGCAGAATCGCTCCGGCGCCATCGAGCTGTTGATGCCGACGATCCAGTCCGCCGAGCTGTGGCGCGAGAGCGGCCGCTACGAGGCCTATGGCAAGGAAATGCTGCGCATCGAGGACCGGCACGAGCGCGAGATGCTGTTCGGTCCGACCAACGAGGAAATGATCACGGAGATCTTCCGCGCCTATGTGCGCTCCTACAAGGATCTGCCGCTCAACCTCTACCACATCCAGTGGAAATTCCGCGACGAGGTGCGCCCGCGCTTCGGCCTGATGCGCGGCCGCGAATTCCTGATGAAGGACGCGTATTCCTTCGACTTCGATCAGGCGGGCGCCGAGCATTCCTACAACAAGATGTTCGTCGCTTATCTGCGCACCTTCGCGCGCATGGGCCTCAAGGCGATCCCGATGCGTGCCGATACCGGACCGATCGGCGGCAACCTGTCGCACGAGTTCATCATCCTGGCGTCGACCGGCGAGTCCGAGGTGTTCTGCCACAAGGACTACCTCGAGATGGCGGTGCCGCCGGCGGACGTTAATTTCGACGACGTCGACGGGCTGAAGCAGATTTTCGGCCAGTGGACGGCGCAATACGCCGCGACGTCCGACATGCACGAGGCGGCCGAGTTCGCCAAGGTGCCGGCCGACAAGCAGGTGTCGGCGCGCGGCATCGAGGTCGGTCACATCTTCTATTTCGGCACGAAGTATTCCGAGCCGATGAAGGCCGTGGTGGCCGGCCCGGACGGCAAGGAGACGCCGATCCATGGCGGTTCCTACGGCATCGGCCCGAGCCGCCTCGTCGCCGCCATCATCGAGGCGTCGCACGACGACGCCGGCATCATCTGGCCGGAGCCGGTGGCGCCGTTCAAGGTGGCGCTGCTCAACCTCAAGCAGGGCGATGCGGCGACCGACGGCGCCTGCGAGCAGATGTACCAGGAACTGACCGCCAAGGGTGTCGAGGTGCTCTATCACGACCGTGACGAGCGGCCGGGCGCCAAGTTCGCCACCGCCGACCTGATCGGCCTGCCGTGGCAGGTGATGATCGGCCCGCGCGGCCTCGCCGAGGGCAAGGTCGAGGTCAAGAAGCGCGCCGACGGCTCGAAGGAGCTGATGAGCCCCGCTGCGGCGGTGGATTTGCTGACGAAGTAG
- a CDS encoding asparagine synthetase B family protein has protein sequence MVKQLIQGILHRGDVTDPVLSPNSTTAMGTRRLRIVDAAHGTQPQISFNGRLALSFNGEIYNHVALRQELESLGVPFRTHSDTEVLANALQAWGPLALERLNGMYAFVAVDLATGEFLAARDPFGVKPLYVIQSDTGFVFCSEMRPLLDTIEQGDVMLLPPGYALARKACVQFKSPVYPRTETPVANDPKALDRILAEAVHTRLPPDLPVATLFSGGIDSTLVAHYARQLRPEMPGYFIGSTNAPDFRYAAEYAAKTGFDLRIIPFDAESDEVFAQIDEAVAAAESFEPNLIRGAVCSLKVSERMQADGFRVALCGEGADELFCGYPPLEVAFDARDPQARTMREDVLGLMHRVSLQRVDRCSMRYGIETREPFLDPNVVNYALGLDPSALVRDLRGLATGKMPLRDLYDLYPDALPASIRDRTKVLFSEGAGLDVSPSNSPWKQRFEAAISDSDFLDGRIEYAPFNIQTKEELYYLRKLAQVMDVTRVPHLRGRAWISVSIAHHAERLKKYAYAL, from the coding sequence GTGGTCAAGCAGCTGATTCAGGGAATCCTTCATCGCGGTGACGTCACCGACCCGGTTCTAAGTCCCAATTCGACCACGGCGATGGGCACGCGCCGGCTGCGCATCGTCGATGCCGCGCATGGCACGCAGCCGCAGATTTCGTTCAACGGGCGTCTGGCGCTGTCCTTCAACGGCGAGATCTATAACCACGTCGCGCTGCGGCAGGAGCTCGAAAGCCTCGGCGTGCCGTTCCGCACCCATTCCGACACCGAAGTGCTCGCCAATGCGCTGCAGGCCTGGGGCCCGCTGGCGCTCGAGCGCCTCAATGGCATGTACGCCTTCGTCGCCGTCGATCTCGCCACCGGCGAGTTCCTCGCCGCGCGCGATCCGTTCGGCGTCAAGCCGCTCTATGTGATTCAGTCCGACACCGGCTTCGTCTTCTGCTCGGAGATGCGGCCGCTGCTCGACACCATCGAGCAGGGCGATGTGATGCTGCTGCCGCCGGGCTATGCGCTGGCGCGCAAAGCCTGCGTGCAGTTCAAATCGCCGGTCTATCCGCGCACCGAGACGCCGGTCGCCAACGATCCGAAGGCGCTCGACCGCATTCTCGCCGAAGCCGTGCACACGCGTCTGCCGCCCGATCTGCCGGTGGCGACCTTGTTCAGCGGCGGCATCGACTCGACCTTGGTCGCGCATTACGCGCGGCAGCTGCGTCCCGAGATGCCGGGCTATTTCATCGGCAGTACCAATGCGCCGGACTTCCGTTATGCGGCCGAATACGCGGCGAAGACGGGATTCGACTTGCGCATCATCCCGTTCGATGCGGAGAGCGACGAGGTCTTCGCGCAGATCGACGAGGCGGTCGCCGCGGCGGAGTCTTTCGAGCCGAACCTTATCCGCGGCGCCGTGTGCTCGTTGAAGGTGTCGGAGCGCATGCAGGCCGACGGCTTCCGCGTGGCGCTGTGCGGGGAGGGCGCCGATGAATTGTTCTGCGGCTATCCGCCGCTCGAAGTCGCCTTCGACGCGCGGGACCCGCAGGCGCGGACGATGCGCGAGGACGTGTTGGGGCTCATGCACCGCGTGAGTCTGCAACGTGTCGACCGCTGCTCGATGCGCTACGGCATCGAAACGCGCGAGCCGTTCCTCGATCCGAACGTGGTCAATTATGCGCTCGGCCTGGACCCGTCAGCGCTGGTGCGCGATCTGCGCGGCCTGGCTACCGGCAAGATGCCGCTGCGCGATCTCTACGACCTCTATCCCGACGCGCTGCCGGCCTCGATCCGCGACCGCACCAAGGTGTTGTTCAGCGAGGGCGCCGGCCTCGACGTCAGTCCGAGCAATTCGCCGTGGAAGCAGCGCTTCGAAGCGGCGATCTCGGACAGCGACTTCCTCGACGGCCGGATCGAATACGCGCCCTTCAACATCCAGACCAAGGAAGAGCTCTATTACCTGCGCAAGCTCGCCCAGGTCATGGATGTGACGCGGGTGCCGCATCTGCGCGGGCGCGCCTGGATTTCGGTATCGATCGCGCATCATGCCGAGCGACTGAAGAAGTACGCCTACGCGCTTTGA
- a CDS encoding TonB-dependent receptor family protein, whose protein sequence is MQIPEIVVGAPGALTVPNTEEARRAIEQTPGGVEVVPDTAVKNGPANTIKDIVGWVPGVLVQPRWGPDGRLSIRGSGLSRAYGNRGINIYMDGIPLNTADGLFDLFEIDPTAYRYTEVYKGANALRYGANALGGAINFVMPTGRDATVFDGRIDTGSFGFVRSQAATGGSSGPYDWFLTGSAQREDGYREHSRTDSERLNANFGYQFSPSAETRFYVNADRWRAQLPGEVTKDTALNSPRAANPTFVQQDQQRNIDSLRLSNKTTLRFDSTTVDLGIFGLDRHVMHPIYQWLDFTAYDYGGFARATDDRIIGGHRNRLVAGVNVHNGDIDINYYQNPGGAVKGALAASYLWKSQNVSAYAENSFYFLQNVALVTGGQFLYAVRDQQDRFLSDGDQSGRRTYNIFSPKVGLLWDVDATWQVFGNVSRSGEVPTFDANTFAGASSSDLSAQTATTYEIGTRGRRPDITWDISLYRSDVKNELQCLTTAPWAPCTIVNADRTVHQGIELGGGVAFLKSVFAQNDRFWFNLAYTYSDFFFDGDARYGNNRLPGVPSHYIRAEVLYKQPSGFYVGPNVEWVPQGYYADNTNSLTVDPYAVLNFKIGYDSGKGWSGYLEARNLFDTRYISSVAVAGSANAASEIFNPGTGRAVYAGLRYKM, encoded by the coding sequence GTGCAGATTCCTGAGATCGTGGTCGGCGCACCCGGCGCTCTAACCGTGCCCAACACCGAAGAAGCCCGCCGCGCCATCGAGCAAACGCCTGGCGGGGTCGAGGTCGTGCCGGACACCGCCGTCAAGAACGGCCCGGCGAATACGATCAAGGACATCGTCGGCTGGGTGCCGGGCGTCCTGGTGCAGCCGCGGTGGGGACCCGATGGCCGACTCTCGATCCGCGGCTCGGGCCTGTCGCGCGCTTACGGCAACCGCGGCATCAACATTTATATGGACGGCATCCCGCTCAACACCGCCGACGGGTTGTTCGATCTGTTCGAGATCGATCCGACCGCCTACCGGTACACGGAGGTCTATAAAGGCGCCAACGCCCTACGCTACGGGGCCAACGCACTCGGGGGCGCCATCAATTTCGTCATGCCGACGGGGCGCGACGCGACCGTCTTCGACGGCCGGATCGATACCGGATCGTTCGGCTTCGTTCGCAGCCAGGCCGCGACCGGCGGATCGAGCGGTCCTTACGACTGGTTCCTCACCGGATCGGCACAACGCGAAGACGGATATCGCGAACACAGCAGAACCGATTCCGAACGGCTGAACGCCAACTTCGGCTATCAATTCTCACCCAGCGCCGAAACACGCTTCTATGTGAATGCGGACCGATGGCGCGCCCAGCTGCCGGGCGAGGTCACGAAAGACACGGCGCTGAATTCGCCGCGCGCCGCCAATCCCACGTTCGTTCAGCAGGACCAGCAGCGCAACATCGACTCGCTGCGTCTGTCCAACAAAACGACGTTGCGCTTCGATTCCACCACGGTGGACTTGGGCATTTTCGGCCTCGACCGCCACGTGATGCATCCGATCTATCAGTGGCTCGACTTTACGGCGTACGACTATGGCGGCTTCGCGCGCGCGACCGATGACCGCATCATCGGCGGTCATCGGAACCGTCTGGTCGCCGGCGTCAATGTGCACAATGGCGACATCGACATAAACTACTATCAAAATCCCGGCGGGGCCGTGAAAGGCGCGCTGGCGGCGTCTTATCTTTGGAAGTCGCAGAATGTCTCCGCCTACGCGGAGAACTCGTTTTACTTCCTGCAGAATGTAGCGCTCGTCACCGGCGGGCAGTTCCTCTACGCGGTCCGCGACCAGCAGGACCGCTTCTTGTCGGACGGCGACCAATCCGGGCGGCGCACCTACAACATCTTCAGCCCAAAGGTTGGCCTGCTCTGGGACGTCGATGCGACATGGCAGGTGTTCGGCAACGTATCTCGGAGCGGCGAAGTGCCGACCTTCGACGCGAACACGTTCGCGGGCGCGTCCAGCTCCGACCTCAGCGCCCAGACGGCGACCACATACGAGATCGGCACGCGCGGCCGCCGGCCGGATATCACGTGGGACATCTCTCTCTACCGGTCCGACGTCAAGAACGAACTGCAGTGTTTGACAACGGCACCGTGGGCACCTTGTACGATCGTCAACGCCGACCGGACCGTGCATCAGGGGATCGAACTCGGGGGCGGCGTTGCGTTCCTCAAATCGGTCTTCGCCCAGAATGATCGCTTCTGGTTCAACCTCGCTTACACCTACAGCGATTTCTTCTTCGATGGAGATGCTCGCTACGGCAACAACCGGCTTCCGGGAGTGCCCTCGCATTACATCCGTGCGGAGGTGCTCTACAAGCAACCGAGCGGCTTCTATGTCGGACCGAATGTCGAGTGGGTGCCGCAAGGCTACTACGCCGATAACACCAACTCCTTGACGGTCGATCCGTACGCGGTCCTGAACTTCAAGATCGGCTACGACAGCGGCAAAGGCTGGTCCGGTTATCTCGAAGCGCGCAATCTGTTCGATACGCGCTATATATCGAGCGTCGCCGTGGCCGGGAGCGCCAATGCCGCATCGGAGATCTTCAATCCGGGGACCGGGCGTGCGGTGTATGCCGGCCTGCGGTATAAAATGTGA
- a CDS encoding DUF2946 family protein — protein MMLAIFAVAMHTMLWALAAPAMALAGGGNSVDPFLVICHSPSPADVASDTTPGAPLSKPTSACDHCNLCSATGPAAEPDVVLLGRLLPERVIALLSPVSLPQRDGLTSDPKLARGPPQQA, from the coding sequence ATGATGCTGGCGATCTTCGCGGTCGCCATGCACACCATGCTGTGGGCGCTTGCCGCGCCCGCAATGGCCTTGGCCGGCGGCGGCAATTCCGTCGATCCGTTCCTGGTGATCTGCCACAGCCCCAGCCCGGCGGACGTCGCGTCCGATACGACGCCCGGTGCGCCGCTGTCCAAACCGACCTCGGCCTGCGATCACTGCAACCTCTGCAGCGCCACGGGCCCGGCGGCCGAGCCGGATGTCGTTCTGCTCGGGCGGCTTTTGCCGGAGCGCGTCATTGCGCTTCTGAGCCCCGTCAGCCTGCCGCAACGTGACGGCCTCACGTCCGATCCCAAGCTCGCCCGAGGTCCGCCGCAACAGGCGTGA
- a CDS encoding TonB-dependent receptor family protein: MSRPSPRGRARATRAFDVACPISRSLAVHRYLGAMALVAACWPHNAKAQDAVQIPEIVVGSPGALTSPGTEAARRAVEQTPGAVEVVPDTAFKDTAARTIKDIVDYTPGVWAQPKWGDDARFSIRGSGLSRNFHLRSTQLLMDGIPINTSDGYGDFQEIDPTAYRYVEVYKGANALRFGANALGGAINFVTPTGRDASVFESRIDGGSYGYLREQMSSGKAYGPFDFFVTGSNFTGDGYRDHSGGHGQRASANFGYQFTPDIETRFYLNFNRVRQRIPGEVDKASALSNPQKAWTDNVNNDWQRNIDTARVANKTTLRFGDTTVDVGLYGIDRHLMHPIYEWLDYRYRDYGGFGRLVHEAPLAGHRNRFTFGINVLNGTIDADQYVNTGGNKGIKTKSLTQTPENYTAYFENAFYVVPSVALVAGTQYLHAVRQQTVNYTIEGDLAGRATFDLWSPKVGVLWEPARDTQVFANVSRSGEAPSFGEGQGSTVPWYDIKAQTATTYEIGTRGRRPDFTWDVALYRAEIRNELQCFTNSFGNCNVTNADRTVHQGLELGFGVALLKDTLTARDKIWLNAAYTYNDFRYDNDATFGNNRLPGAPPHYLRAELLYKHPSGISFGPNIEWVPSDYFVDSANTMTTASYMLWGLRAVYDDGKNVSAYIEARNLADTTYIAATSVIDRANAGSRLYNPGNGRSIFAGLRFKL; the protein is encoded by the coding sequence ATGTCTCGCCCGAGCCCTCGTGGCCGCGCGCGCGCAACGCGTGCGTTTGATGTCGCCTGCCCCATCTCTCGTTCCCTCGCCGTGCACCGCTATCTCGGTGCGATGGCGCTTGTCGCGGCCTGCTGGCCGCACAATGCCAAAGCCCAAGATGCCGTTCAGATTCCGGAGATTGTCGTCGGCTCGCCTGGCGCGCTGACCTCACCCGGCACCGAAGCCGCGCGCCGCGCCGTCGAGCAGACGCCCGGCGCCGTCGAAGTCGTGCCCGACACGGCGTTCAAGGACACCGCGGCCCGCACCATCAAGGACATTGTGGACTACACGCCGGGCGTCTGGGCCCAACCGAAATGGGGCGACGACGCGCGATTCTCGATCCGCGGCTCAGGGCTGTCGCGCAACTTCCATCTGCGCTCGACGCAGCTGCTGATGGACGGCATTCCGATCAACACCTCGGACGGCTACGGCGACTTCCAGGAAATCGACCCGACCGCCTACCGTTATGTCGAGGTCTATAAGGGGGCCAATGCGCTGCGCTTCGGCGCCAACGCGCTCGGCGGCGCCATCAACTTCGTCACGCCGACGGGGCGTGACGCGAGCGTGTTCGAAAGCCGCATCGACGGCGGCAGCTACGGTTATCTGCGCGAGCAGATGAGTTCCGGCAAAGCCTACGGGCCGTTCGACTTCTTCGTCACCGGCTCGAACTTCACCGGCGACGGTTATCGCGATCACAGCGGCGGCCACGGCCAGCGCGCGAGCGCCAATTTCGGCTATCAGTTCACGCCCGACATCGAGACGCGGTTCTATCTGAACTTCAACCGCGTCCGCCAGCGCATCCCCGGCGAGGTCGACAAGGCGTCGGCGCTGAGCAATCCGCAAAAGGCCTGGACCGACAACGTCAACAACGACTGGCAGCGCAACATCGACACCGCGCGGGTCGCCAACAAGACAACCCTGCGCTTCGGCGACACGACCGTCGACGTCGGCCTGTACGGCATCGACCGCCATTTGATGCATCCGATCTACGAATGGCTCGACTACCGCTACCGCGATTATGGCGGCTTCGGGCGGCTGGTCCACGAGGCCCCGCTCGCCGGCCATCGCAACCGCTTCACCTTCGGCATCAACGTCCTCAACGGCACCATCGATGCCGATCAGTACGTCAACACCGGCGGCAACAAAGGCATCAAGACCAAGTCGCTGACGCAGACCCCGGAGAACTACACGGCCTATTTCGAGAACGCGTTCTACGTCGTGCCGTCGGTCGCGCTCGTCGCCGGCACGCAGTATCTGCACGCGGTGCGCCAGCAGACTGTGAACTACACCATCGAGGGCGATCTTGCCGGCCGCGCCACCTTCGACCTCTGGAGCCCGAAAGTCGGCGTCCTGTGGGAGCCGGCACGCGACACACAAGTCTTCGCGAATGTCTCGCGCAGCGGCGAAGCCCCGAGCTTCGGCGAAGGCCAGGGCAGCACCGTGCCGTGGTACGACATCAAGGCGCAGACGGCGACGACCTACGAAATCGGCACGCGCGGCCGGCGGCCGGACTTCACCTGGGACGTGGCGCTCTACCGCGCCGAGATCCGCAACGAGCTGCAGTGCTTCACCAACTCCTTCGGAAACTGCAACGTCACCAATGCCGACCGCACGGTGCACCAGGGCCTCGAGCTCGGCTTCGGCGTCGCCCTTCTCAAGGACACGCTGACGGCGCGCGACAAGATCTGGCTCAACGCCGCCTACACCTACAACGACTTCCGGTATGACAACGACGCCACCTTCGGCAACAACCGGTTGCCGGGCGCGCCGCCGCATTATCTGCGGGCGGAGCTGCTCTACAAGCATCCCTCCGGCATCTCGTTCGGTCCGAATATCGAATGGGTGCCGAGCGATTATTTCGTCGACAGCGCCAACACGATGACGACCGCGTCCTACATGCTGTGGGGCCTGCGCGCCGTCTACGACGACGGCAAGAATGTCAGCGCCTACATCGAAGCGCGCAACCTCGCCGACACGACGTACATCGCCGCGACCAGCGTCATCGACCGCGCCAATGCAGGCTCGCGTCTGTACAACCCGGGCAATGGCCGCAGCATCTTCGCCGGCCTGCGCTTCAAGCTGTAG
- a CDS encoding copper uptake system-associated protein encodes MMAQFDKPDAPLTVAPVVIVADHAIAGWTQADMGGRALLRRKNGVWAIVLCAGDQLTTSEALRMAGLSDDHAQSLIAALSDAESKIAPERIAMFGRFEGLVTMDDHGGHPPHHH; translated from the coding sequence ATGATGGCGCAATTCGACAAGCCTGACGCACCACTCACCGTCGCGCCGGTCGTGATCGTCGCCGATCATGCGATCGCAGGTTGGACGCAAGCAGACATGGGCGGGCGGGCTCTGCTCCGTCGCAAGAACGGCGTCTGGGCCATTGTGCTTTGCGCCGGCGATCAACTCACGACAAGCGAAGCGCTGCGGATGGCCGGATTATCTGACGACCACGCCCAGTCACTGATCGCAGCGTTAAGCGACGCCGAAAGCAAGATCGCACCCGAACGCATCGCCATGTTCGGGCGCTTCGAAGGGCTGGTCACCATGGACGACCATGGCGGCCACCCGCCGCATCATCATTGA
- a CDS encoding YcnI family protein — protein sequence MKVTITKLALAASLALVAASAAAHVTLEQAEAPVGAPYKAVFRVPHGCDQSSTVRLTVRIPEGVIAVKPMVKPGWQIATMRGPYAKTYSFYHGATFSEGVTTVTWSGGNLPDAFYDEFVLSAFIAGDLTPGRMLYFPVVQTCERGEHQWVEVPAADKPDAHLGDPAPGVMLTPKK from the coding sequence ATGAAAGTCACGATAACAAAACTTGCGCTCGCCGCATCGCTTGCACTCGTTGCGGCTTCCGCTGCCGCACACGTCACCCTCGAACAGGCAGAGGCACCGGTCGGCGCCCCCTACAAGGCGGTGTTCCGCGTGCCGCATGGCTGCGACCAATCGTCGACCGTGCGGCTCACGGTGCGCATTCCGGAAGGCGTCATCGCGGTGAAGCCGATGGTCAAGCCCGGCTGGCAGATCGCGACGATGCGCGGCCCTTATGCCAAGACCTACAGCTTCTATCACGGCGCGACTTTCTCCGAAGGCGTGACGACCGTGACCTGGAGCGGCGGCAACCTGCCCGACGCGTTCTACGACGAGTTCGTGCTGTCGGCGTTTATCGCCGGTGACCTCACACCCGGGCGCATGCTCTATTTCCCGGTGGTGCAGACCTGCGAACGCGGCGAGCATCAGTGGGTCGAGGTGCCGGCGGCCGACAAGCCCGATGCTCACCTCGGCGATCCGGCGCCGGGCGTTATGCTGACCCCGAAGAAGTGA